In Planctomycetaceae bacterium, the sequence CGCACCCGCAGTGGAGCCGGAGATGTCCGTCGCGTAGATCGTGTTGCCGCTGGCGGTGAACAGGACCTTGTTGACGGTATCGACGGCCATGGCGTTGCGGCCGACGCTCGTGGCCATGCCGACATAGGCCTTGGTGATCAGGTTGTAGTACGCCACGCCGCTTGCGGTGTTGATGTACAGCAGGTCTCCCACCACGTCCATGTGTGTCGGGGAAGAAAGACCGTTGAGGGTCACGTCCGCAAAGAGCGTCTTGGCGCCGCCGGCGTTGTTGTACTGCCAGATCATGCCAGTGCCTTTGTCTCCCACGAACACATCCGCCTGGGCCAAGGTCGCCAGGCACAGAACCAGAATCAATCCCATGATTACGGAACACTTCTTCATCGCACTTCTCCTGACCACTGGGCCTTAGGATTCATGTGCCGTGAATATCCGCAACGTGCGGAAACATGTTTTTCAAGAACGACCACTCGCACGATCAACAAAAAGATGGATGCAACAAACGTCAATGGGCCGGGATTTGCCCGCCTCCGTCTCTGCTGGCCCGACCGCTCCTGAGGGAACGGCTTCTCCGGGGCTCATCAACGGGGCATCAGGCCCACGACAGATGCAAAATATACCTGAATCCGCCATAACTTCAAGTAAATTCAGGGACGACTACGCAATTACTCGGCAAAGCCGGGATGCAAAACGGGCGACCGTTTCCGGCCGCCCGTTTAAGACTGCACTTACGAACCGTTGTGCTTCGATTACTTTCTGCGACGGCGAATCAAGGCCGCCACGCCGCCGATGACCAGCAGACTCATCGTCGCCGGCTCGGGGATAGCGCCCAACTGCTCGAGGAAGATGCCCTTTTCGCCGTTGTAAACCTGATGCAGTTGGAAGTTCACTCCACTGACGGTGAAGGTGGTATCCCAACTGACGCCGTAAGCGTTGATGTCACCGAGCGCGCCGGTCGTGACGCCGTCGGTCAGGTCTCCGCTACCGACAAGCTGGACGATCGCAAAGACCTGCCCGCCTTCCACGGGCGTATAGCCGTCCAGCGACAGCAGGAAATCGACCGGGATGACATCGTCCTCGGGGTTTGGGTAGCCCAGGGTATAGGTCTGCTCCGCCGGCGATTCCAACTTGAGATTGCCTGAAACCTTGACCGTGTTGAACAATCCGCCGTCGTTAGAGGCATCCAGGATCACTTCCAAGTCTGCCGCATCGGATTTGCCCAGCGGGTCAAAGGCCGGATAAGCCTGAGCATTGTTGAATGAAATGCTTCCCATGTTGATGTCAGAGGCGGCATCATAGCCCTTGATCTTAAGGAAGCCGCCGCCGATGCCACTGCCGCCACCTCCGGCTGCATAGTCGCCACTCACCGTGACCTTAGCATTGCCTTCAATGAAGATTCCGGTGTTGCCCACGCCCCAGACGTCACCAGGGGAAACACAATAGTTAGAAGAGGTATTCGTGTTTGCCCAAGCGCCGATCGTGAACTGCCCGCCATCGTACACATGCACCGTCCCGGTGGCGGTGTAGCTGTTGGTGGGATAAAAATACAGGTAGCTGGTGACACCATAGTTGGTCATCGTCGGCGTCCCTGCGACATATCTGTTGTACTGCTCAAGGGAATTGTTACTCACTCCATTTGCAGTGCTGCCGCCGCTGATGGTGAGGTTGCCTGAGCCATGTACGCGAATGTCCGCGTAGGCGTCGATCTCAGTTCCTCCATACGTGAATGAAACAGTCGAAGTGACGTCAACAGGCACCGCAGTCTCAATCACATAGCGCTGGCTGGTTACATCGGAGAAACTGGCAGGGTGCCCGAACCCATAGCTATTTGGGTCCAGTACTGGGTCCCCAAGATAGGGATAGGAGGACGACCTGGACCACCGCCAGTTCGTCGGGTCGGTTATGTCAGACGATGTCTCTCCAGTCCACTGCCACCAGTCAAAAGCCCCAGCCATTGCCGGCGAAGCCAGCGCCAAGCCGGCCAGCACAACCAACACGAGAACTCTCTTTTGCATGTGATCTCTCCTTCTCAAGCCTTCGACTGCTAATGGTCTTTCTGCTCGCTACACCGCAAGCACGAAAAATCGCCATCATTCCTTCAGAATCTGCTCTGCTAATGCCTTGATGTTCGCATCACACTGCGGCAGCTTCGGTAAAACCTGGAGAATCGGACATCGATACAGCCTTCCAGCAATCTGAAAACGTGTTGCGGCCTCAATAATACCACATGCGACTGTTTCAACAAGACAATTCCGGGTCTCTTGGTACTTATTTTTGTATCGGACATGCCTCCTCGCACCCACGGCCGACGTGAAACCTAGCACCGGCCGATTCGCGAATATTGCACATTACCTTATGCTGAAACAAGGCTTGCGCTTACAGCCGGATTAGAGCACCGGACCCTCATCGCTAAGAAGTGGCCGTCTCTGCCATTACATGGGCAAGATGCCCATGCTACTCCTGCCCGTCCCAGCAGTACGTGCAGAGCTTTTCCTTGGGCAGGCCGATGGCGGCTACGAGGTCTTCCAGGCGCTGGTACTTGAGCGTCGTCAGGTTCAGTTCCTTGCGGATGACCTCGACCATGGCCTTGTAGCACGTGTCGTTGCCGCGGGCGGTTTTGGGGTCTTTGCAGGCCCCGCCGATCTGGTCCAGCGCCCGGCGGCCGGCGAGGTCCATCTCGCTGCGGCTGCGCGAGAAGTTCAGGAACTTGCAGCCGTACACCAGCGGCGGGCAGGCGGGGCGCATGTGTACTTCCTTGGCCCCGGCTTCGTAAAGCATCCGCACGGTGTCCTTGAGCTGCGTGCCGCGGACGATCGAGTCTTCGCAGAACAGCAGCCGCCTGCCTTTGATGAGCTCCTTGACAGGAATGAGCTTCATGCGGGCCACCAGGTCGCGCATGGTCTGGTTCTGCGGCATGAAGCTTCGCGGCCACGTGGGCGTGTACTTGACGAACGGGCGGCGATACGGCACGCCGGCGGCAGTGGCGTATCCGATGGCATGTCCGGTTCCCGAATCCGGAATGCCGGCGACGACATCGACCTTGACATTGTCGTTGCGCGCCAGAGCTTCGCCGCAGCGGTTGCGGCAGTCTTCGGTGTTGATGCCCTCGTAGGTCGAGGCGGGATAGCCGTAGTACACCCACAGGAACGAGCATATCTGCATCCGACTTCCGGGCTTCTTCATCTGCTGGGCGCCGTCGGGCGTCAGCAGCGCGATCTCGCCGGGGCCCAGGTCGCGCTGGTACTCAAAGCCCAGGTTCGCGAAGGCGCAGGTCTCGATTGTGGCGGCCATCGCGCCGTCGCGGCGGCCCAGGATGATCGGCGTGCGCCCGAGCTTGTCGCGCGAGGCATAGATGCCCTCTGCCGTCAGCAGCAGCACCGAGCAGGAGCCTTCGATCTGTTCCTGGGCGTTGGCCAGGCCGTCGGTAAAATTGGCCTCCTGGTTGATCAGCGTGGCGACCAGTTCGGTGGGGTTGACCTCGTTGTTGGCCATCTCAGAGAAGTGCGTGGTGCGTTTGCTGAAGGCCTTGGCGGCCAGTTGCTCGGCGTTGGTGATCTTTCCGACGGTGACGATGGCGTAGGTGCCCAGGTGCGAGAAGACGATGACGGGCTGGTCTTCGTGGTCGCTGATGGCGCCGATGCCCA encodes:
- a CDS encoding PEP-CTERM sorting domain-containing protein yields the protein MQKRVLVLVVLAGLALASPAMAGAFDWWQWTGETSSDITDPTNWRWSRSSSYPYLGDPVLDPNSYGFGHPASFSDVTSQRYVIETAVPVDVTSTVSFTYGGTEIDAYADIRVHGSGNLTISGGSTANGVSNNSLEQYNRYVAGTPTMTNYGVTSYLYFYPTNSYTATGTVHVYDGGQFTIGAWANTNTSSNYCVSPGDVWGVGNTGIFIEGNAKVTVSGDYAAGGGGSGIGGGFLKIKGYDAASDINMGSISFNNAQAYPAFDPLGKSDAADLEVILDASNDGGLFNTVKVSGNLKLESPAEQTYTLGYPNPEDDVIPVDFLLSLDGYTPVEGGQVFAIVQLVGSGDLTDGVTTGALGDINAYGVSWDTTFTVSGVNFQLHQVYNGEKGIFLEQLGAIPEPATMSLLVIGGVAALIRRRRK
- a CDS encoding amidophosphoribosyltransferase, translating into MGGFFGVASRENCVSDLFYGTDYHSHLGTKRGGLAVLNGSGIQRYIHNIENAQFRSKFEDDVHKLKGILGIGAISDHEDQPVIVFSHLGTYAIVTVGKITNAEQLAAKAFSKRTTHFSEMANNEVNPTELVATLINQEANFTDGLANAQEQIEGSCSVLLLTAEGIYASRDKLGRTPIILGRRDGAMAATIETCAFANLGFEYQRDLGPGEIALLTPDGAQQMKKPGSRMQICSFLWVYYGYPASTYEGINTEDCRNRCGEALARNDNVKVDVVAGIPDSGTGHAIGYATAAGVPYRRPFVKYTPTWPRSFMPQNQTMRDLVARMKLIPVKELIKGRRLLFCEDSIVRGTQLKDTVRMLYEAGAKEVHMRPACPPLVYGCKFLNFSRSRSEMDLAGRRALDQIGGACKDPKTARGNDTCYKAMVEVIRKELNLTTLKYQRLEDLVAAIGLPKEKLCTYCWDGQE